A window of the Paenibacillus woosongensis genome harbors these coding sequences:
- a CDS encoding deoxycytidylate deaminase, which translates to MSPDTRKDWDTYFMDIAYMVSTRSRCNRRHVGAVLVQGKKLLGTAYNGAPSGVPDCSEAGCMIAEEYEMVTVDGEEQMVKKQRCVRTIHAEQNLLLFTDRIDREGSSVYVTDEPCWTCANMLANSGITEIIYHRPYPKDTGKVSAMMAQKGITFRRLESYQPPKETDGRVED; encoded by the coding sequence ATGAGTCCAGATACACGCAAAGATTGGGATACGTATTTTATGGATATCGCATATATGGTATCCACGAGATCGCGCTGCAACCGGCGGCATGTGGGCGCCGTGCTTGTCCAGGGGAAGAAGCTGCTCGGAACGGCCTATAACGGCGCCCCGTCGGGCGTGCCTGACTGCTCGGAAGCGGGCTGCATGATTGCCGAGGAATACGAAATGGTGACGGTGGACGGCGAAGAGCAAATGGTCAAGAAGCAGCGCTGCGTCCGCACGATCCATGCGGAGCAGAACCTGCTGCTGTTCACGGACCGGATCGACCGGGAGGGCTCCAGCGTCTATGTGACCGACGAGCCGTGCTGGACGTGCGCCAATATGCTGGCGAACAGCGGGATCACGGAAATTATTTATCACCGTCCTTATCCGAAGGACACGGGCAAGGTTTCGGCGATGATGGCCCAGAAGGGGATTACCTTCCGGCGCCTGGAATCGTATCAGCCTCCGAAGGAAACGGATGGACGGGTTGAGGATTAG
- a CDS encoding ComEC/Rec2 family competence protein, with protein sequence MRHRPLVMAVCSWIVGSALAYLHDGSAFWLFWAGIWLVLPLLGWISGCPWKKLLIYGLMFSLGAAYWSYHDGKNESRLSAWIAAGGGGSVTVSESGQTQVLVQGTLLTPVEVDGDRADFTLRLDSVSFTGQQSAVRSEDAGGENLIVQLRLASIEEAAAASGWRRGQRLELEGTLERPNEARNFGGFDYREYLRTQRVHWLLKATGISSVKVEADAKISPSMLLGKVDAARGVLGERIERLFPDWQAGYMKGLLIGLASELEPEKYAQFSQLGLTHILAISGSHVAINVSLIFGVLRLCRVTRESAYRIVFLFIPVYVLITGFSPSVIRSGLMTMIGIYLLRRGFLKDGLNVLSAAALLMLLWEPYYMLNVSFQLSFIVTAGLIVFVPLLMPYLRWLPAKAAGAAAITVAAQLVSFPLTIYYFNQFSLLSLAANMLLVPIIGMIALPGGTAALLLSALWLPLGEWIAYPVRLLNTATFIVTEWLNARSGFMTYWKSPSLTWMAIFYAVCYLLLYFRHRSRIVRQADLEGSDDTQPLDPLAKQRAWKSRRGGKWLNVAKLRPEQLLQGGLAGLLLVQLYLGYQPMNMKGKGHVQFIDVGQGDCALITTPEGRNILVDGGGTVSFRKPEEAWRNRREPFEVGAKTVVPLLKKRGINRLDAVILTHGDQDHAGGLQAVLEQFPVDALLINGSLSDSSTIAKLMDTALHKGIPIYAARQGMGLKLDAATELRILSPEPDASPQGQILYSKKQNHESIVFILQMTGATFLFTGDMDEAAEYRVLEELAGESQTSILANRIPSTFIDVMKIAHHGSKTSTSAEWLEYWRPAATVISAGASNSYGHPHPSVLERIASSSSRIYRTDQHGEVQMEVENGRIRVRYKLVSPW encoded by the coding sequence ATGCGCCACAGGCCTTTAGTAATGGCGGTATGCAGCTGGATCGTCGGCAGCGCTCTGGCCTATTTGCACGATGGCTCAGCTTTTTGGCTGTTTTGGGCGGGGATATGGCTTGTCCTTCCCTTGCTGGGCTGGATTTCCGGCTGCCCGTGGAAAAAGCTGCTTATTTACGGACTGATGTTCTCGCTTGGGGCTGCTTATTGGTCGTACCATGACGGGAAAAATGAAAGCAGGCTCTCTGCATGGATCGCTGCAGGCGGTGGAGGTTCCGTGACGGTCTCCGAATCAGGACAGACACAGGTGCTGGTTCAGGGAACGCTTCTTACTCCGGTGGAAGTGGATGGAGATCGCGCGGATTTTACGCTTCGCCTGGATTCGGTATCCTTTACGGGTCAGCAATCAGCTGTGAGATCTGAGGACGCGGGCGGTGAGAACCTGATCGTGCAGCTGCGGCTGGCATCTATAGAGGAAGCTGCGGCCGCAAGCGGGTGGCGAAGAGGCCAGCGGCTTGAGCTGGAAGGCACATTGGAGAGGCCGAACGAGGCCCGTAATTTTGGCGGCTTCGACTATCGCGAGTATTTGCGGACGCAAAGGGTCCATTGGCTTCTCAAAGCGACTGGCATTTCCTCCGTGAAGGTAGAGGCGGACGCCAAGATCAGCCCGTCTATGCTGCTCGGGAAGGTTGACGCTGCCCGAGGGGTGCTTGGCGAACGCATCGAGCGACTGTTCCCGGACTGGCAGGCGGGTTATATGAAAGGACTATTGATCGGCCTGGCCAGCGAGCTGGAGCCCGAGAAGTACGCGCAGTTCTCCCAGCTTGGACTGACGCACATTCTGGCTATATCCGGCAGTCATGTCGCGATTAATGTAAGCTTGATTTTCGGAGTGCTGCGCCTGTGCCGGGTGACCAGAGAAAGTGCCTACCGGATCGTGTTCTTATTCATCCCCGTGTATGTGCTGATTACGGGATTTTCCCCCTCCGTGATCCGCTCGGGATTAATGACGATGATCGGGATCTATTTATTACGGCGCGGCTTCCTGAAGGACGGACTGAATGTCCTGTCCGCGGCCGCTCTATTGATGCTGCTATGGGAACCTTACTACATGCTGAATGTGAGCTTTCAGCTCTCTTTTATCGTGACGGCGGGGTTGATCGTATTCGTTCCCTTGCTCATGCCCTATCTGCGGTGGCTGCCCGCCAAGGCTGCCGGAGCCGCCGCGATAACGGTCGCTGCGCAACTCGTCTCCTTTCCGCTGACTATTTATTATTTCAACCAATTTTCGCTTCTATCTTTGGCAGCTAATATGCTGCTTGTCCCGATCATCGGGATGATCGCTCTGCCCGGCGGCACGGCGGCCCTGCTGCTAAGCGCATTATGGCTGCCTCTTGGGGAATGGATCGCTTATCCGGTCAGGCTCCTGAACACGGCAACGTTCATCGTGACGGAATGGCTGAATGCTCGCAGCGGATTCATGACTTACTGGAAATCTCCTTCGTTAACGTGGATGGCCATATTCTATGCCGTTTGTTATTTGCTGCTGTACTTTAGGCACCGCAGCCGCATTGTCCGTCAGGCTGACTTGGAAGGAAGCGATGACACGCAGCCGCTCGATCCACTAGCGAAGCAGCGGGCTTGGAAAAGCCGCCGCGGCGGTAAGTGGCTGAACGTGGCCAAGCTCCGCCCTGAACAGCTGCTGCAAGGAGGGCTTGCTGGCTTGTTGCTCGTCCAATTATATTTAGGATATCAGCCTATGAATATGAAGGGCAAAGGACATGTCCAGTTTATCGATGTGGGACAAGGGGATTGCGCTTTGATTACTACGCCGGAAGGCCGGAATATTCTTGTGGACGGGGGAGGCACCGTTTCGTTCCGCAAACCGGAGGAGGCTTGGCGAAATCGTCGCGAGCCCTTTGAAGTAGGGGCCAAGACCGTCGTTCCTTTGTTGAAAAAACGCGGGATCAACCGGCTGGATGCGGTCATTCTAACGCATGGCGATCAGGATCATGCTGGAGGTTTGCAGGCGGTGCTCGAACAGTTTCCGGTGGATGCGCTGCTGATCAATGGATCGCTTAGCGATTCAAGCACGATCGCCAAGCTGATGGATACGGCGCTTCATAAGGGAATACCGATTTATGCCGCCAGGCAAGGAATGGGCCTAAAGCTTGATGCAGCGACCGAGCTGCGGATCTTGTCACCCGAACCGGATGCATCGCCTCAGGGGCAGATTCTCTACAGTAAGAAGCAGAATCATGAATCGATCGTCTTTATACTGCAGATGACTGGCGCGACGTTTCTGTTTACGGGAGACATGGACGAAGCGGCGGAGTATCGGGTTCTGGAGGAGCTTGCCGGGGAGAGCCAAACTAGCATTCTAGCAAACCGTATACCTTCTACATTTATAGACGTAATGAAAATCGCCCACCACGGCAGTAAAACATCGACATCCGCGGAATGGCTCGAATACTGGCGTCCTGCAGCGACTGTCATATCGGCCGGGGCTTCGAACAGCTACGGTCACCCGCATCCGTCCGTCTTAGAACGGATCGCCTCTTCGAGCAGCCGGATTTACCGCACGGATCAACACGGCGAGGTGCAAATGGAAGTGGAAAATGGCCGTATTCGCGTGCGGTACAAGTTGGTTTCCCCGTGGTGA
- the comER gene encoding late competence protein ComER — protein sequence MKVAFIGTGSMGSLLIEAFLRSGALYPHNLHVSNRSKTKAEMLALRHPGLNVAASNAEAAQGSDIVFICVKPHHFPEVIAEIRSVLLKTQLLISITSPVLISVLEEQVPAKIAKIIPSITHSVHSGASLCIYGERVQPEDRLLLEQLMSSISRPTPIKESETRIASDISSCGPAFVSFIVQQWAKAAAQMTGISMPEALILSAEMLLGTGRLLTEGGLTPEQLQRRVAVPGGVTAEGLAILEERLQGVFLSLIEATQRKHEADLAKLAALFDAVKPAANSSVSPDHDDLESDRPEML from the coding sequence ATGAAAGTCGCTTTCATCGGAACGGGATCGATGGGAAGCCTGCTCATTGAGGCTTTCCTGCGTTCCGGTGCACTGTACCCGCATAACCTGCATGTCAGCAACCGCAGCAAGACCAAAGCGGAAATGCTGGCTTTGCGGCATCCCGGCCTTAACGTCGCGGCCAGCAATGCCGAGGCTGCCCAAGGAAGCGATATCGTATTTATTTGCGTAAAGCCCCATCACTTCCCGGAGGTTATCGCGGAAATTCGCAGTGTACTCCTCAAGACGCAACTGCTCATCTCCATTACAAGCCCTGTGCTGATCTCCGTGCTGGAAGAGCAGGTCCCTGCCAAAATCGCCAAAATCATCCCCAGCATCACTCATTCCGTACATAGCGGCGCCTCGCTCTGCATTTATGGGGAGCGGGTTCAGCCGGAGGACCGCCTGCTGCTGGAGCAGCTCATGTCCTCGATTAGCAGGCCGACCCCAATCAAAGAGTCGGAGACGAGAATCGCCTCCGACATATCAAGCTGCGGCCCTGCCTTCGTGAGCTTCATTGTACAGCAGTGGGCCAAAGCGGCAGCGCAAATGACCGGTATCAGCATGCCGGAAGCGCTAATCCTCAGCGCGGAAATGCTGCTCGGTACAGGCCGGCTCTTAACGGAAGGCGGCCTGACCCCAGAGCAACTGCAGCGCCGCGTTGCCGTTCCCGGCGGCGTGACTGCCGAGGGACTGGCTATATTGGAGGAGCGCCTTCAGGGCGTATTCCTAAGTCTGATTGAGGCGACGCAGCGGAAGCACGAGGCCGATCTGGCCAAGCTGGCCGCTCTTTTCGACGCTGTCAAACCTGCCGCAAACAGTTCTGTCAGCCCTGACCATGACGATTTAGAGTCAGACAGACCTGAAATGCTCTAG
- a CDS encoding ABC transporter permease — MMEYSADFYVMIGAAAMTQITGFLFLWVVFSRIPDIQGWQFWEVAFMYAAVYVSEGMGSLFFEGTWRMLRLVNMGELDRYLVRPMPVVLQIFCTGIGINGLGNIVIGGTIMGMALSQIEIAWSPATAGMAVVLLGAAMIIRVAINLAANCSAFWIRNSGNAFPIMIHNLSEFAKYPMTIFSLGLQLFISIVVPFAFVSFVPAAALFGKATWSYLGWFSPLVALYCWGLALLLLRIGLRRYESAGN, encoded by the coding sequence ATGATGGAGTATTCCGCAGACTTCTATGTCATGATCGGCGCCGCCGCCATGACTCAAATTACCGGGTTCCTGTTCCTGTGGGTTGTTTTCTCACGGATTCCGGACATTCAGGGCTGGCAATTTTGGGAGGTGGCCTTCATGTATGCGGCGGTTTATGTTTCTGAAGGCATGGGCTCCTTATTCTTTGAAGGAACCTGGCGTATGCTGCGACTGGTCAATATGGGCGAGCTAGATCGTTATTTGGTGCGGCCGATGCCGGTCGTGCTGCAAATTTTCTGTACAGGAATCGGCATCAACGGGTTGGGCAATATTGTAATTGGCGGAACGATTATGGGGATGGCCTTGTCGCAAATCGAGATTGCCTGGAGCCCGGCTACGGCCGGCATGGCCGTCGTCCTGCTTGGGGCAGCGATGATCATCCGAGTAGCGATCAACCTGGCTGCCAATTGCTCGGCGTTCTGGATTCGCAATAGCGGCAATGCGTTCCCGATCATGATTCATAATCTGAGTGAATTTGCGAAATATCCGATGACGATTTTCTCGTTGGGATTACAGCTCTTTATTTCCATCGTTGTTCCTTTCGCGTTCGTCAGCTTTGTTCCGGCTGCTGCCCTGTTCGGCAAAGCGACCTGGAGCTACCTTGGCTGGTTCAGCCCGCTTGTGGCCCTGTACTGCTGGGGCCTTGCCCTGCTCCTGCTGCGGATCGGCTTGCGGCGGTATGAGAGCGCTGGAAATTAA
- a CDS encoding ComEA family DNA-binding protein, with product MKLKREYVMTAVVSAVLGAGLMLFAVGGSRPAGIEGWVPVNREVAAAMAGDSGQGGASAAAAQAEGAPAQAAAGQGNLAAGSSVAVPDSAGSPNPGPDGAGQAGVLEQSAAPAVPLASDSSAAAVPLQPSAEPSPQDGLVSINTANSSQLQTIPGIGEKKAQAIIDYRNQHGSFNSLSDLKKVKGIGEKVFQKLKPYIKL from the coding sequence ATGAAATTGAAACGGGAGTACGTAATGACAGCGGTCGTATCGGCTGTGCTCGGGGCCGGTCTGATGCTGTTTGCCGTTGGCGGGAGCCGTCCTGCCGGCATTGAAGGCTGGGTACCGGTAAACCGCGAGGTTGCTGCCGCGATGGCCGGCGATAGCGGGCAGGGGGGAGCTTCGGCGGCTGCGGCACAAGCAGAGGGAGCCCCGGCTCAGGCCGCGGCAGGCCAGGGCAACCTGGCTGCGGGCAGCAGTGTTGCCGTACCGGATTCGGCGGGTAGCCCGAATCCTGGCCCGGATGGAGCCGGGCAGGCGGGCGTGCTGGAGCAAAGCGCCGCCCCTGCCGTGCCGCTGGCATCTGACAGCAGCGCAGCCGCAGTACCGCTGCAGCCGTCTGCCGAGCCTTCGCCGCAGGACGGGCTGGTGAGCATAAACACGGCGAACAGTTCGCAGCTTCAAACCATTCCGGGCATTGGCGAGAAGAAGGCGCAGGCGATCATAGACTACCGGAATCAACACGGCTCTTTTAATTCCTTGAGTGATTTGAAGAAGGTGAAGGGCATCGGGGAGAAAGTGTTCCAGAAATTGAAGCCTTATATCAAACTGTAA
- a CDS encoding ABC transporter ATP-binding protein → MSLIEVKGLQKVFRQAMKDPGLAGAVKHLLYPRYKDKYAVEGIDLTIEEGETVAYVGPNGAGKSTTIKMLSGVLVPTGGEVRVNGLIPYKQRMENAGNIGAVFGQRTQLWWDIPVRESLALLKDIYQVPADIFKRNLDAFTELLEMDAFLHLSARKLSLGQRMRADLAAALLHNPAIVYLDEPTIGLDIAVKQRIRGFIKEMNRTKGTTMLLTTHDLGDIEDLCERLVIIDHGRIIYDGAMQKVKDMFARDRTIHMALSSPIAEPDILFADMPGVSIEAGAGQPRDALALSIRFDRFQCTASEIVKRVMNQGEVIDFRIDEPSLEYIIRSVYEGKMDASALSGTARGTA, encoded by the coding sequence TTGAGTTTAATTGAAGTGAAAGGTCTGCAGAAAGTATTCCGGCAGGCGATGAAAGACCCCGGTCTTGCCGGGGCGGTAAAGCATCTATTGTACCCGCGCTATAAAGATAAGTATGCAGTAGAAGGCATTGATCTCACGATCGAGGAAGGAGAGACGGTTGCTTATGTCGGGCCCAATGGGGCAGGCAAGTCGACGACAATAAAAATGCTCAGCGGCGTACTTGTTCCAACGGGGGGAGAAGTTCGGGTCAACGGCTTGATCCCCTATAAACAAAGAATGGAGAATGCGGGAAACATCGGGGCGGTATTCGGGCAGCGCACACAACTGTGGTGGGATATTCCGGTTCGGGAATCCCTTGCACTGCTAAAGGATATTTATCAGGTTCCTGCAGATATATTCAAACGGAATTTGGATGCGTTTACAGAGCTTCTTGAAATGGATGCCTTCCTCCATTTATCCGCCCGCAAGCTCTCGCTGGGCCAACGAATGCGGGCCGACTTGGCTGCCGCTCTGCTGCATAACCCCGCAATCGTTTATTTGGATGAGCCTACGATCGGCCTCGACATTGCAGTCAAGCAAAGAATTCGCGGCTTTATTAAAGAAATGAACCGGACGAAAGGAACGACGATGCTGCTCACAACGCATGACTTAGGGGATATTGAGGATTTATGCGAGCGATTGGTCATCATCGACCATGGGCGGATCATTTACGACGGGGCGATGCAGAAAGTTAAAGACATGTTCGCCAGGGATAGAACTATACATATGGCGCTGAGTTCGCCGATTGCCGAGCCAGACATCCTGTTTGCGGACATGCCCGGGGTTTCTATAGAAGCAGGCGCAGGACAGCCGAGGGATGCGCTTGCGCTTTCGATTCGTTTTGACCGGTTCCAATGTACGGCTAGTGAAATTGTAAAACGTGTGATGAACCAGGGGGAGGTTATCGATTTCCGGATCGACGAGCCCAGCCTCGAGTACATTATCCGCAGTGTATATGAGGGGAAAATGGATGCTTCTGCATTATCCGGAACAGCAAGGGGGACAGCTTGA
- the kduI gene encoding 5-dehydro-4-deoxy-D-glucuronate isomerase has product MERRYASHPNEVKKFDTDRLRQEFHIPTLFTPDKLELVLTHEDRLIIGGAAPVKEDVKLDTDLKELGVSFFLERRELGAINVGGPGTIIVDGTEYELNTKDCLYVGMGSKEVIFRSKDAAKPAKFYLNSAPAHKEYPIAKTTLGEADSSELGSIQNSNDRTIHRFIHADGIQSSQLVMGMTQLKTGNMWNTMPAHVHPRRMEAYMYFDLPEDAVVIHLMGEPTETRHIVMRNEQAVISPSWSIHSGVGTSNYTFIWGMAGDNKIYSDMDAVAMKDLR; this is encoded by the coding sequence ATGGAAAGACGTTACGCATCTCACCCCAATGAAGTGAAGAAGTTTGACACGGACCGGCTTCGTCAGGAATTCCATATCCCGACCCTGTTTACACCCGACAAGCTGGAGCTCGTCCTCACTCATGAGGATCGCCTGATTATCGGCGGGGCTGCTCCCGTAAAAGAAGACGTCAAGCTGGACACCGATCTGAAGGAGCTTGGCGTATCGTTCTTCCTGGAGCGCCGCGAGCTTGGAGCGATCAACGTAGGCGGACCTGGAACGATCATCGTCGACGGCACCGAATATGAGCTGAATACGAAAGACTGCCTTTATGTCGGAATGGGCTCGAAAGAGGTTATTTTCCGGAGCAAAGACGCAGCTAAGCCAGCTAAATTCTATCTGAATTCGGCGCCTGCCCACAAAGAGTATCCGATTGCGAAGACAACGCTGGGCGAGGCTGACTCCAGCGAGCTTGGTTCGATTCAGAACTCCAACGACCGGACGATCCACCGCTTCATCCACGCAGACGGCATTCAGAGCTCCCAGCTGGTTATGGGTATGACACAGCTCAAAACAGGAAATATGTGGAATACGATGCCAGCGCACGTTCACCCGCGCCGGATGGAAGCTTATATGTACTTCGACCTTCCTGAGGATGCGGTCGTCATCCATCTGATGGGAGAGCCTACAGAAACACGCCATATCGTCATGCGGAACGAACAGGCGGTCATCTCCCCCAGCTGGTCGATCCATAGCGGCGTAGGAACGAGCAATTATACATTCATCTGGGGCATGGCCGGCGACAACAAAATCTACAGCGATATGGACGCCGTAGCCATGAAGGATTTAAGATAG
- the leuS gene encoding leucine--tRNA ligase produces MSNNNQSHDVYRAQAIEPKWQAYWDEHQTFKTTEEPGKPKFYALDMFPYPSGAGLHVGHPEGYTATDIVSRYKRMRGYNVLHPMGWDAFGLPAEQHALDTGEHPRDITVKNINNFRRQIKSLGFSYDWDREISTTDPEYYKWTQWIFIQLYKKGLAYVAEVPVNWCPALGTVLANEEVIDGKSERGGHPVIRKPMRQWVLKITEYAERLLEDLEELDWSESIKDMQRNWIGKSEGAEVVFQIEGSDETLRVFTTRPDTLFGASYAVLAPEHELVEKITTEAQRAAVSDYREQAARKSDLERTDLAKEKTGVFTGAYAINPVNGEKLPVWIADYVLAGYGTGAIMAVPGHDERDYEFAKQFGLPIIEVVEGGNIAEGAYAGDGAHVNSDFLNGLRNEEAIKKMIAWLEENGKGRGKVSYRLRDWLFSRQRYWGEPIPILHLEDGTMKPVPEDQLPVLLPEVDHIEPSGTGESPLANVTEWVNTTDPETGLPARRETNTMPQWAGSCWYYLRYIDPHNDKELCSKEKQEEWLPVDLYIGGAEHAVLHLLYARFWHKVLYDLGVVSTKEPFHKLVNQGMILGTNNEKMSKSRGNVINPDVIVNEYGADTLRVYEMFMGPLEATKPWNTSGVEGTHRFLSRIWRLFVAEDGSLNAKINDGEGAEDFKRTWHKTIKKVTEDFEALRFNTAISQLMIFVNEAYKTDVIPKAAAANFVQMLSPLAPHLAEELWERLGHNESVTYEPWPVYDEAWTVDSEVEIVVQVNGKIVDRTKVAKDLDQAAMQEHSMALPNVKQAIEGKAVRKVIAVPGKLVNIVVG; encoded by the coding sequence ATGAGCAATAACAATCAATCTCACGATGTATACCGTGCCCAGGCGATTGAGCCGAAGTGGCAGGCATACTGGGATGAGCATCAAACATTCAAAACTACGGAGGAGCCGGGCAAACCGAAATTTTATGCGCTGGATATGTTCCCCTATCCATCGGGGGCAGGCCTTCACGTAGGCCATCCGGAGGGATATACGGCGACGGATATCGTCTCGCGGTACAAGCGGATGCGCGGCTATAACGTGCTTCACCCGATGGGCTGGGACGCATTCGGCCTGCCTGCGGAGCAGCATGCCCTGGATACGGGCGAGCATCCCCGTGATATTACGGTTAAGAACATCAATAATTTCCGGCGCCAGATCAAGTCGCTGGGCTTCTCCTATGATTGGGACCGGGAGATCAGCACGACGGATCCGGAATATTATAAATGGACACAATGGATCTTCATCCAGCTCTATAAGAAAGGCCTTGCCTACGTGGCCGAGGTGCCTGTCAACTGGTGTCCGGCACTTGGAACCGTCCTGGCGAACGAAGAGGTTATCGACGGCAAGAGCGAACGCGGGGGTCACCCTGTTATCCGCAAGCCGATGCGCCAATGGGTATTGAAGATTACCGAATATGCCGAGCGTCTGCTGGAGGATCTGGAGGAGCTCGACTGGTCGGAGAGCATCAAGGATATGCAGCGCAACTGGATCGGCAAGTCCGAAGGGGCTGAGGTCGTATTCCAGATCGAGGGAAGCGATGAGACACTGAGGGTGTTCACGACACGTCCAGACACTTTGTTTGGAGCGAGCTATGCCGTGCTTGCGCCAGAGCATGAGCTGGTGGAGAAAATTACGACAGAAGCCCAGCGCGCCGCAGTGTCAGACTACCGGGAGCAGGCTGCCCGCAAGAGCGATCTGGAGCGTACGGATTTGGCGAAAGAAAAAACCGGCGTCTTTACCGGAGCCTATGCGATCAATCCGGTGAACGGCGAGAAACTGCCGGTATGGATCGCGGATTACGTGCTGGCCGGTTATGGAACAGGCGCGATTATGGCCGTTCCTGGACACGACGAGCGCGACTATGAATTCGCAAAGCAGTTCGGTCTGCCGATTATCGAGGTTGTGGAGGGCGGAAATATCGCGGAAGGAGCCTATGCAGGGGATGGCGCGCACGTCAATTCCGATTTCCTGAACGGTCTGCGCAACGAAGAAGCGATTAAGAAGATGATCGCTTGGCTGGAGGAGAACGGCAAAGGCCGCGGAAAAGTAAGCTACCGCCTGCGCGATTGGCTGTTCAGCCGCCAGCGCTATTGGGGGGAGCCGATTCCGATCCTGCATCTCGAGGACGGCACGATGAAGCCGGTGCCGGAAGATCAACTGCCGGTGCTTCTGCCGGAGGTTGATCATATCGAGCCTTCCGGTACGGGAGAGTCGCCGCTCGCTAACGTGACGGAGTGGGTAAATACAACAGATCCAGAGACGGGCCTTCCAGCGCGCCGCGAGACAAATACGATGCCGCAATGGGCAGGAAGCTGCTGGTATTATTTGCGGTACATTGATCCGCACAATGATAAGGAGCTGTGCTCCAAGGAGAAGCAGGAAGAGTGGCTGCCGGTTGACCTGTACATCGGCGGAGCCGAGCACGCGGTGCTTCATTTGCTCTACGCCCGTTTCTGGCACAAGGTTCTATATGACCTAGGCGTTGTGTCTACGAAGGAGCCGTTCCACAAGCTGGTCAACCAAGGAATGATTCTCGGTACGAACAACGAGAAGATGAGTAAGTCCCGCGGCAACGTCATCAACCCGGACGTGATCGTGAACGAATACGGTGCCGATACGCTGCGCGTCTATGAGATGTTCATGGGTCCGCTGGAGGCGACCAAGCCATGGAATACAAGCGGAGTAGAAGGAACGCATCGGTTCCTGTCCCGGATCTGGCGCCTGTTCGTCGCCGAGGATGGCAGCCTGAACGCGAAAATCAACGATGGCGAAGGCGCGGAAGATTTCAAACGCACTTGGCATAAGACGATCAAGAAAGTGACTGAAGATTTCGAGGCACTGCGCTTCAATACGGCGATCAGCCAGCTGATGATCTTCGTAAATGAGGCCTATAAAACCGACGTTATTCCGAAAGCCGCTGCGGCGAATTTCGTGCAAATGCTGTCCCCGCTGGCTCCGCATTTGGCGGAAGAGCTGTGGGAGCGCCTTGGCCATAACGAGAGCGTCACTTATGAGCCATGGCCGGTATATGACGAGGCTTGGACGGTCGATTCCGAGGTGGAAATCGTCGTGCAGGTGAACGGCAAAATCGTGGACCGCACCAAAGTAGCCAAGGATCTTGATCAGGCAGCGATGCAGGAACACAGTATGGCTTTGCCGAACGTGAAACAGGCTATTGAAGGAAAGGCTGTTCGCAAAGTTATCGCGGTTCCGGGCAAGCTCGTCAATATCGTGGTCGGCTAG
- a CDS encoding ABC transporter permease gives MGFKKYYTLALCSMQNTLAYRLSFILNFVANFIGLVAMYCLWQAVYDGRSELSGFTWPMMQAYLLITFFVNSMLSYYSESGITNKILDGSVMMDLLRPLHFQKARLAESLGACVLEGILSLVLVSFMAIFTVGASLLHGGLASVLFLISLLSSILVKFGVVYVTALLCFWTTSGFGIIWMRMAITNLLSGALVPLAFFPSWLQTVAMLLPFQGIVNTPVTIGLGMAGTAESLQLIAIQWVWVVLLWLLGRWMWSWAVRQITIHGG, from the coding sequence ATGGGCTTCAAAAAATATTACACCCTTGCGCTATGCTCGATGCAGAACACGCTGGCATATAGACTCTCATTCATACTGAATTTCGTTGCCAATTTCATCGGGCTCGTCGCGATGTATTGTCTTTGGCAGGCAGTTTATGACGGGCGGTCTGAGTTATCCGGATTCACCTGGCCGATGATGCAAGCCTACCTGCTGATTACCTTCTTCGTTAACTCGATGCTGTCGTATTATTCGGAGTCGGGAATTACGAATAAGATTCTGGACGGGAGCGTCATGATGGATTTGCTGCGGCCGCTGCATTTTCAGAAGGCACGGCTTGCGGAGTCGCTGGGCGCATGCGTGCTGGAAGGCATATTAAGCCTTGTGCTGGTCAGCTTCATGGCTATTTTTACAGTAGGGGCTTCTTTACTGCACGGCGGCTTGGCCAGCGTGCTGTTCCTGATCAGCTTACTGTCATCGATCCTAGTGAAATTCGGCGTCGTCTATGTTACAGCGCTGCTGTGCTTCTGGACGACGAGCGGGTTTGGAATCATCTGGATGAGAATGGCGATCACCAATCTGCTGTCAGGGGCCTTGGTGCCGCTGGCTTTTTTCCCTTCCTGGCTGCAGACAGTAGCGATGCTGCTTCCGTTTCAAGGCATCGTAAATACACCGGTAACGATTGGTCTCGGCATGGCGGGGACTGCAGAGTCGCTGCAGCTTATTGCGATCCAATGGGTGTGGGTCGTGCTTCTATGGCTGCTTGGCAGATGGATGTGGTCGTGGGCCGTACGGCAAATTACGATTCATGGGGGCTAG